In Glandiceps talaboti chromosome 4, keGlaTala1.1, whole genome shotgun sequence, a single window of DNA contains:
- the LOC144433652 gene encoding stomatin-like, whose amino-acid sequence MADRSSKASVGDSLIVAGGDNSGGSIGCCGWVLVALSWFLFFITLPFSLCVCLKVVQEYERAVIFRLGRLLPGGAKGPGIFFILPCIENYTKVDLRTVSFDVPPQEVLTKDSVTVAVDGVVYYRVNNATMTIANVVNANHSTRLLAQTTLRNVLGTKNLADILTDRESISQHMQTILDEATDPWGIYVERVEIKDVRLPIQLQRAMAAEAEASREAKAKIIAAEGERNASRALKEAADVISESSSALQLRYLQTLNSISAEKNSTIIFPLPIDLLSGLANK is encoded by the coding sequence ATGGCAGACCGTAGTAGCAAAGCCAGTGTTGGTGATTCGCTCATTGTAGCTGGTGGAGATAATTCTGGTGGTTCTATCGGATGTTGTGGATGGGTCTTGGTCGCTTTGTCGTGGTTTCTATTCTTCATCACATTGCCATTTTCCCTGTGTGTTTGCTTGAAGGTGGTGCAGGAATATGAGCGTGCTGTCATATTTCGATTGGGTCGCCTTCTACCAGGTGGTGCCAAAGGGCCAGGTATATTCTTTATATTACCATGTATCGAAAACTATACCAAGGTGGACCTGAGAACGGTGTCCTTCGACGTCCCCCCACAGGAGGTTTTGACAAAAGACAGCGTCACCGTAGCCGTGGATGGTGTTGTTTACTACAGAGTGAACAATGCAACTATGACCATCGCAAATGTCGTCAACGCGAACCACTCAACCCGCCTTCTTGCTCAAACTACCCTGCGAAACGTGCTTGGAACCAAAAACCTTGCCGACATATTGACCGATCGAGAGAGTATTAGCCAACATATGCAAACGATTTTGGATGAGGCTACCGATCCATGGGGCATTTACGTTGAGCGCGTCGAAATCAAGGACGTACGTCTACCCATCCAACTGCAGCGAGCAATGGCCGCCGAGGCTGAGGCTTCGAGAGAGGCCAAAGCAAAGATAATTGCTGCAGAGGGCGAACGAAATGCTTCGCGTGCTCTAAAGGAAGCTGCCGATGTCATCAGCGAATCATCATCTGCCCTACAACTGCGGTATCTCCAAACTCTCAATTCTATTTCTGCCGAGAAGAATTCGACGATCATTTTCCCATTACCTATCGATCTGTTGAGCGGATTGGCGAATAAATAG